The genomic region acagaatgcagaagacagattcTATGACtaattcattttttctggatggtttgtacattttttaaagaaataaattggggtttttattatttacatcatgtttaaataaattttaattttgtgcattggatggtagccctcttcactccataatctcagtgctctctggaattcctcacaactgtcgaaggagtagtatccttcacaaatgttctttagcttttcttccttcttgggagaaaacacaaatattagcttatataaaatagtcattacattataagtctggcatattgactctgtcatgcaaaaaccttaattcaaaaggactgtacatcttttgttatacacattcatgtcctttgtgtgtactgaaacaacacaaaaatagagaacaaaaagacaaaattatataattttacacaaaactcaaaaaatagactggacaaaattgtttttgtaagatagcaatgcgactgtcacgtagggctacacccccctctctgtcacttcgggttcctgtccttgtgtctgtgttgttccctgcgtgtctgtctccatggtttcccctcgtctgacacgcccgtgtcatcagtgtcttcacctgtgtgtctagtttagttctgtgtatttatagtcccagtgtttcacttatcggttattggttgttttgttctatttggttagtttgtgctcttgttattcatgctctttggtcgtgttgtgctcttgttattcatgctctttggtcgtgttgtgctcttgttattcatgctctttggtcgtgttgtgctcttgttattcatgctctttggtcgtgttgtgctcttgttattcatgctctttgttcagtgttctacgcttcctggtctgtgagttctactcatttcgttgctcagtcgtctgtgttttctgtagcctgattttctagtttgtatgcgtttaccccgtgtttggtttaaagtgttcgttcggtgtcttagtttaattcttagtatcgtcatgcctgtttatttgtcaaacctggatggctcgcccgttatgacccctgcctgtttgaacgactttgatcatgatcattcctcttaataaatctcgctctcctcagcgtttgtgtctgcctccaagctctgtagcgccagttagtgttgccacctgtcccggttttcacgtcgctgtcccggtttgtcccggttttccttctttttaatattcggtcccggcaaaaaataaaaatcatttaatgtcccggttttcactaggttagttcaaacgactatttagactgtttctgcacacttgaaatctgtcttttttttctcgctgtgtccattttacaccccccacccggtaacactttacgttcgccactattatgctcctattagctcaaaaatatatcagtgttcgttggataataattctcacactatttcttaaatatatatcttaaaatgtaaagttaaattgagtgatggaccttttatacataactattaaccaaattctgcttaccgtttcctactgtctccgtttcggttcctttgaatttgcgccttttcgctcccgcgcattcattggtagacatgcgcagatgggttcgctttttttttttttttaattaaggggtgaaaatagcctcgctgtgtggcaaatgctacttgtacccgggtgcaaatagacactccgttttatttatgcaatttgatcattttagcTATTTGATTGGATGTGAATTGATTGTGTTGACAAAAATAAACAGTTAaatatttctctttctctttctctttatgCTTTTTCAACCTTAGTGGAATCTCACTATGACTTGATTTTATTTGTGTATTGTATATatacagggcagtcatggcctggtgataggaaactggtcttgtgaccggagggtcatgggttcgattcccagacctgaggccatgactgaggggctcttgatcaaggcacctaaccccaactgctccccaggcgccaagctagggctgcccaccgctctaggcacgtgtgatccacagccccctagcaatcagtgtgtgtgtgttctaactgcacagatggataaAAAGCGGAGGGCAAAttttgattgtggtgaaaaatcacaattgacaaaatatggcacatttacacttttttttacatttacacatatTATATTCCGGATCCTCTGCACATTTCCCAACAACCTAATCTTCAAGTGCTTTACAGCAGTCATGATCAATATCTATATTGACTTATTTACAGTAATCTACATACCAGAGTAACCTTCAATTCTTTCTTTTCTGTGTTGAACTTACAGTAAATAGTAGATGTTAAGATGTTATTGAATGCCTAACATATTTCATTTGTTACAATTTTAGATATCTTTATGAAATACATAATAcgaataatttaaaaataaaattaaatgtaataaaaaacaTTTGGGTCATGTATACCTTGCAGACCTTTCCCATTACATGCTGTTTCTCTAGACATTCTGTACTGAAGTATGAGGttcccagagaaacaggacattttgggCAAAGGTCATTCTGCTGGgaaagcaaagtgcttctgaattagtAGTAGGAGGAAACACTTCAAAAGtggtattttttgtttgttttagcacCTTTGTCTAAagcatcctgtttctctggaaaactTGCATACTTCACTGCAATTTTTACCACTTTGTCTCTCTGTATATATCCATAGTTCCCACGTCTTCTGCATACTCCCTTTCACACTGGGTGGCTTGTGTAGTAGCATTCCCATGGGCCTCTGATCTCCACTCTCATCTATTAGTATTTGTTCCAATAGTACAGATCTTTCATCAGGTTGTCTTGCTCCCTCAGCAACCAAtgaaacattttgtgtgctcatTGTTAGCAAGGTATGGGTAACATGAAAGACCTAGGCAGAGAGACCACACTGGAGACACCCTGGTCACGATTTGAATCCCTGACTTTTGGTACCACATCCAGCAATGTGAAGGCAGTGGTTCCTGTGGTAATTGTGTGGTAAATCTCCCAAGGAAAAAAAGATCACCCGTGACTGacagacggacggacggacggacggacagatagatagatagatagatagatagatagatagatagatagatagatagatagatagatagatagatagatagatagataggtggGTGTggcatggtggtggtgtggtcattagcactgtcgcctcagaGCAAGGCAGTCTGGGTTTGATTCTTGGGCCGATCTGTGTGAAGTTTGCATGTTCTCTGGATACTCTGGTTTCCAAAGACATGTGTggtaggttgattgatcactcatggtgtgagtgtgtgttggccatgtggtgtGCCCTGCCTTCTAGATCATGGTATTGATTAAGCAAAATGTTAAACAATATAATTTACAAACGTCTTACTAACATAATTATCACCGTTCAAATGTTAAAAAAATAATGTTTATGTCAAAATTTTTTCTTTAAATTCTAGCTTATTTCCCTGTAATATTCAGTTATAAAACAGTTATCAGTTAACATTTGTTATAGTGATTTTGACCTACACTCTATGCGTTTTCAGCACagaattttttttatctgtTCGTTTTTATCTGGTGGAAAATGGTTTGAAGTTGGAAAAAATTGCCAGGGCCACGATTTATAAGCATTTGAAGTTTATATTTCAGCCAAATATTGTACTGAAGGTGACTCTCTCTGCTTTAACTAAGTAGTGACCTCTTATGTGTAATACTAGTAGTGGTGACGTTATCGTAGAGGAAAAACTAAAGACAAGCGGCTCTTGAGAATCTAAGATCAATAGAAACGCGATGATCTGACACCAATGAAAACACTAAGCGGGACATGGACGCGGTCCGACTACGCCCACCGGCTCCAGATTCTGCCCTTGAGTTCTTGGAGAATGCAGCAAATGACTGATTATTTGATAAAGCACAACCGGCGAACGATTTCCTCAGATTTCTCAAAGGGGATTCCTGGGCAATTCACGAAGTCTGCAGTTAAATTTTACTTAATGAGCAGAGTGTAGCTTAACTCTCACTCGATCTGCCAAAAGGTCCGTGTGGGAGGAGTGATATTGACAGTAGACTAGTGCAGTGTAATGGGACGGCAGCAGGCTGCCTGCGGCTGCACGAGCGGTGCACTGTAGATACGTCTCCGTTTTCAGTTTGTAAAACTTCTGCATACATTTGGGTTATTTCAGTGTTATGGttacattctgacaaaatgttGCGGATTATCTCAGATTCATCTGGAATTAACTTGTCTTGCTTTGGACTTCTGTGAAGGCTCCgtggaatatgtatatatattttcctGCTTTGCAATTCAGGAATAACACTGGCTACAAAATGGTATGTTGTTAGGcctgtatttttaatttttgtatttttttgtcTGGAAATATTTCAGTAGCACTTAATATTTCAACATGTCAGATTTCGTTACATTTTGAACGAATGCAAATGCCATAAGCCTAAACGTATTACATACCTGGGGTCATTATTGTCTATGTTGTAAAACATGTTCAGTATGTAATCTGGTGCCAAAATAGTGTTAAAGCCCTTTTTTTATTCAGTGTTGAAATGTTCATGTCACTACCAAAGATTCCTCACTATTTGCTTTTTTTTAAGAAGTAGCAATGTTGAGTACTAAAAATTGTTATAGGCCGTGGCATGTCTGTCTTACAGTAGATGGGCATTGTTGCAGCCTGTCCATGTATGGCTGAATACCAAGTTATTCTTTATTAATTATAAAAATCCATTAAGTGTTGGTCAGATTAGTAAATGTGCCTGGTCGAGAATATCTTGAGGTGCGAATTAATCacaataatgaaaacaaagcaAATATCATGGGTTTAAACCAGGTGAATGAACGTTACGGAATGTTTGTAAACGGTTCAGTGGCCGTCGGGACTTGCCCAGAAACCTCACCCATCTGCGCAGCGCAGCAGAGACGCATTACATATCTAATATATTCATGGCGATTAACTCGCAATACTAGGTTCGTTGGAAATTCATTTGGAATAGAAACCCCTTCATAATAAAGCTACTGCTAAAACTTATCTCATAATTCCTGAGCTCATTATAACAAGTAAGTCACGCAAGTAAATGTGACTTTGTGTAAaatttacttattttatttattatttacacaAAGATCTGTGTTCAGTATCCTGGTAGTTCAAGGTTCAAAGGTTAGAACATACAACGATCTTTTgtcattcatttttatttattaaaataaaaagagttttatttattaaaagatAATCACCTACATATTAGTCCTCTTTAAATGTTCAAACTCTGAGTTGATCTATGAACATGCTGTGTCTCTCCTCAGCCACCCTGCTCAGATATGGGAAGCCGGCACCTCCCAGCATCATGGAGTTAGGCTCACACGACAGCAATTCTACCGCTGTTGTGTCAAACAGCACACTCTCCAATTTTAGCCAGGGTCAGGTGACCCTAGCCACCAGCGACAATGGCAGTTTGGATAGCGAGCCAATATCTGCGGTGCTCTCGATGACCCTGGGCATTCTATCCAACACTGCAGCCCTGGTGATCCTGGTCACATCGTACGCTCACCTACGGCGCCGATCCAAAGCCACCTTCCTGCTCTTCGCCAGCTCCCTGGTGGTAACGGACTTCCTGGGTCACGTCATCCCCGGCGCAATCGTTCTCAAGCTCTACCTGTCCGGAGGTGTGCCCTCCTCGCAATACGCCAGGGCCGATGCGCTATGCCAGTTCCTGGGTGGCAGCATGGTGTTCTTTGGCCTCTGCCCGCTCTTCCTCGGGTGTGCCATGGCTGCGGAGAGATGTCTGGGCGTGACAAAGCCGTTGCTCCACACCTCCCTGGTCAGCACCACACGGACTAAggtgtctctctccttcatctgGCTGGCGGCGTTGTGTGTGGCCCTGCTGCCCTGCTTCCAGCTGGGCTCGTACAGCTATCAGTACCCTGGCACCTGGTGCTTCATCCAGGTGATGGAGGACACGGGCAGTGCAGACGTGGCCTTCGTGCTGGTGTTCTCCGGGCTGGGGCTCGTCTCGCTGGCCGTGGCTCTGCTCTGTAACACCGTCAGCGGACTCACGCTGCTCATGGGAAGGATGCGCAGGCGGCCGTGCAGACGTCAGTCTGCCAAGTCTCACGACATCGAGATGGTAGTGCAGCTAGTGGGCATCATGATCACGTCCTGTATCTGTTGGAGCCCTCTGCTGGTGAGTCTGAGAGTTTCTCGTGTTTGTAGGCCACCAAATAGTTAACAGTTAATAGTTTTATGATAATTAAGTTAAAGTTTGTGAGTGGTATTTCTAAGCACACTTTCAATGCAGTTGTACTGCAGCAACCATAGTTGGAAAAACACTCACCTCCCTTTATGTCATCCTTAGATCTTTGGACTCATGTCTGTAATACACTCGTATAAAGGTTCTGTTGGAGACAACCTGGCGACTTACAGGACCCTGATGGTCACGGGTGTCCGTTTGGCCTCCTGGAACCAGATCCTCGACCCGTGGGTCTACATTCTGCTCCGCCGTGCCGTCCTCCGCAAGATCTACCTCATCACCAAGCGCCAGGCAGACCTGACTGGGAACAGCATCCGGCTCTGGGAGCAAAGCTCCGTCCGGACCTCCGTCAACATGGTGTGGACACAAGGGGTTGCAAAAGAACCCTAGAAGAACCCTAGAAGAGCCCTAGAAGAGCGCACTTCAGCATCCCAGCCTCAGCTACTTACAAAAGTGACAGTTGCTCTTTTGACAGTTGATCCTATTGGTGGTATAAAATCCGAGCCTTTGCACTGAGGCTTTAATCAAAGTGCATATAATGCAGGACAGTTTGACATCCTACCATGGTTACAGGATGACTGTATTAGAATTCAGATAACTGGCAGCATTGTAGATTATGCATGGCAATGATTCACCATCTTTTACAAGGAGCTTCTGAGGTAAATGTTCTTACTGCAATGAGTGTAATTAGGGCTAGAACATGAGCGCAGACccagcaggacaggacagaccTAGTAGTCCTACAGAGGACACACTGCAGTTGCTTCCCCCGAGCTGTCTGCACATGCAGTAACGTATTAGAGTCCAGCAGCTCTGTGGAGGATCAGAGGCCCAGGGTGGTGCCATCTAATCCTACTCTAGGATGTTCTCTCCAATTTCATTGTTAATGCTCGAAAGGTTCAAACATTTTGACTCCCCGAGCTTccaaaaataagaaataaaactaAAGAAATAAcaaagaaaacaatgaaaagggAAATAGAAAAACATGATTTTTTTCAAAGAAAAAGATAATGTTCATTATCTGTAGAGATAATGTTCTTTATATTCTGATGTTGCCTACACTGAATGACACAGAGGTCCAGGTCTGAATCACAAAACGCACAATGTTGACATGAATGGCAACGTGAGAACAACTGATGAAACAGGTTCAAGCGAACAAACAAGCACAACTGGCTCCTCTGACCAAGGGCACATCCTGAAATGACCTCATATACATCATATTCACATTAAACACAGCCTACATGCAACTACACCACTAATTTACCAATAACAGGTAAGTATTATGCTCACTCAATGGAAGACAAACTGAAAACAGAAATTTAGATCAAGCAGAGTAATGCTTACATGGCAGCCTAATGATTAATTGACATAATTTAGAGATGACACATGTTGCCAGTAATCATACCAGTACTAATAATCCTTTTtagcacaagtgtgtgtgcacaattattattattattattattattattattattattattattatattgctTCTATCAGTGAAAATGTAATTATCTAAAGCAAACCAAGCCATTCTAATGTTTAAAAAGATGAGTTTGTGTTCATTCATTTTCCAGCCAAATATGATAAGggccattttgtgtgtgtgtgtgtgtgtgtgtgtgtgtgtgtgtgtgtgtgtgtgtgtgtgtgggtgtgtgtgtgtgtgtgtgtgtgtgtgtgtgtgtgtgtatttgtctaaGTGTTTGCCTAAAATGTGGTGGTGGATATATGTTTGTCTATGTATATGTGTTGGTGGAGGAGTAGTGTTTCTGTGtattacaacacacaccaaaacTTCACTGACCAGTGCAATTATTATATATGTTACTGAGTTAACTCTATTGAATGTTTTCACATCCTTTTTTTGAAGTATATACAATCGCTAATATCACCATAATGAAATGTAGGTTATCTTTCCAGTCATCTTGCAAAAAGGGAAGACTCTGTTCTCCACCTGTATTTATTATAGTATTCATTATGTTATTTATTCAAGTGGACCTTTGAAAACATGTTCAAGGCATCACTGATTAGGcagacaaaatatatatttattacccTTATTTCTCCAGATAAATTGTTATTTTTCCATGAAAGAATAAACCAAATAATATCACctactttttttcttttcatgaacttctgtcatttttttctttattcataaCGCCAAGTGTCATCATCATAGATCTCCCCGTTTGTGTGCTACAGCTCTAAGTGTTGTGTGACTGATCCAGTCGGGGTGCGGGAGTCTCTCCGGCCTGAGTCGTGGAGACGGTCGGCAGTGGCTTATTAACGTTAATAAAAATAAGTCAACGGTTAATTCCCAGTCAGCATCCTCACTGAGACAAAACAACAACTAAACTTCTATACTCATCGCCATCATCGTGGTTTATTTATACAACACTTTTCTGATACCCAAGGTCGCCTACAAAGCAAGtttttttaaatcaattttGAAATTTTATCGTGCGGTATAATCTTTCAAATCGATTTCAGATTGCAGATGCAAAGTGGAGTGACTCCCAGTACGTGCAGTCCGTTTATAGTCTCACTGCTAACATCAGCTAGTGTTGAAGTCCTGGGCTGAATCAGGCGTGTAAGGCAGGAAAACTGCAGTCTGGCATAAGAGCTTAGTGGGTTTGTACATAAACATTTGTATCTTAATTTCAATGAGCAAATCTTTATATGGGCTTCAATTGCGTTTTGCACACACCATTTACAAGTATTTCACTTCACTGGAGAAACGCACGACCCAATGACACGTGGTGCTTTTGAAATTTCCGGTGGACTGTTCGGTTCCTGGAAGGTCAGAAAGCACCGGAAGAAAACCGTTCCGTGCACCGCCACACGCAGACCGTTCTCCCGTGGTGAGTTCTCCGCGACTTTTTGTTTCGTTATCACGTCGTGAGAAACACGGTGTGTTATAAAAACAAAAGTACGTTACTTATCTATCACGGGAAGGTGCGACTGAGCGATCCGACGGTCACCggcctctctcccctcttcctccccagcTCACCCTTAATCTCACTGCCCCGCTCCCGTGTGTGGACCGGCCGGTTCCTCCAGCTACACAGCCGTTCATATGACCTGGTCAGAAATTAAACCCATCTAGCAGGCGAACCACCGCTGGTATGTTGGTTTGGGGTTTCGTAGATAGTTAATTGTGACTAATACTGGATGTTTGTTGTGTAGTCCCTCATACTCCTGACATACACACTAACTCGTTGACCAGGCGGCGGGTTGTCTAGATGTGGGGCAGGTCTGGAGCATCTGAACGCTCCTCAAGTTTAGAAAATAGAAATACGTAGACTTGAAGGGCTAGATAGCTAAATGTGCGTCGAGTTATTTAGCATCACGACGTAAGTTAACATTTGTGTTGTTACATGGCTGACTAGCTAGCTGTTGTGATCGCTGTGTGTGGTCGTACGTGTGAGAGCTGCTGCTGGTGTGATTTCAGGTGAGAAGGTTCCGAGGGGAGAAGATCCAGACATGCAGAGCGAGGCACCTGCGCAGCCCGTCTGGGACGAACACCAGGCGTACGAGGAGCTGCTTTACTGGGACAGCCTGATCCAGCAGGGTCGCAGCCTCCGTCCGCACGACTACGACAGGTATGGTGCTGATGACAAACCTCCTTCAGCGAATACACCTGTGTTAGTTGGGCTAATGTTACACCTGCCAGACTCACCAGTTATCAGAGTCACTGGAGTTTAGCGTGTGCGGTTAAACCTGGATCAGGACTTGCAGTTTGTGTGTAAGGAGTCAGCCATGCTGAGCTGGGTTTCCACTACACAAGCACGAAGAACATCTTCACGTCCGCACCGTTCCTGGCAAAGCCGTTTGGAAAAAGGCTTTTAAAGTACGAGTGGACTCGCTGCTTTTCTTGTGTTAATATCTCACGAACACGTCCCGCACATTTCCAGTGTATTGACGTAGTGAGACAGAGGTAAACATGGTGAATGTGGTGTGTACAAACTGGTACGAGCTGTAATATTTTACTGTGTACCACGCCGGTGGAGTCACCAGTCACCCCTGATCTCTAAGTATACAGATGGACCCCATGCACTCTCAGCACTTAAGACCAGTTCCTGCCACAGTGCATTAAGTGCAGTCATGAATAGGGAaacggtcttgtgaccggagggttgtgggttcgatttccGGGCTTTAGGCCAttactgaagtgcccttgagcaagactCCCCGGGTGCCAGTGCCCACCGCTCTGgctaaatgcagaggacaaattccGATTGGGTGTAAATCACCACTGGCAATGTTGGCAACTTAAACTTTGTGACCTATAAGCCTGAAAACCTAATCCAGACAGGAGGCCACCTTGGTAATCCAAGACCACAGATTTCATTTGACTCTTATTAGGTTGTTGGGTGTTGATGCTTTCATATGAGCATCAATCAATTCCATTCAACCTATACTTTTCCTTCCATTCAACCTAACCTATATTACGGCTCGCACCAGTTTGTACACACCACAATCACAATGTCTGTTTAAAACTGTAAAGTTTCACATAAAACATTTGATAACTTGTTTGTAGTCCAGCCTCCTACACCTATGTATAttgagagtgtgtttgagaatttTGACACTTGAGAACCTCTCAGATAAAGGCTGATATCTTTCTAATGTAGTGACAGATTTCAGGTTTTGGAgtctaattaattaattgactATGGTTAGCCGTACATCCAACCACAGCGAGCATATTTTCAGATTTCTTACTGACATTCCTGCTGCTCCTGGAATTCGCTGGTGCTTGGATGACATTAAGTAATAGCTGTGACTTTGGTGTCGATGATGCTCTGAAGCCCTTCTCCATCTCAGGTATGAGGAACTGAGATACTGGTATGACTGTCTGTGCTACGAGGAAGACCTGCGACACTACCATGCATACTTGGCTGAGTGGAAGAAGAGGGAGGCGGAGTTTGCCCATCCTGATGCGGTGAGTTCTTAGCTTGTCCATCTGAGCATCTCGCACCCCGGGTACCAGTCGAGGTGAGGACTCAACACCTAACAAATCCACATCACCTAACGAATCCTAATCATCTCCATATCCTCTTTCAGCagccattttgttttttgtacaAATGATTTGAGAATTTAAGAGGAAAGACAGGTGCATGACGGCAGAGGAAGAAGCCTTTATTTTAGACATGTGAAGTCCTATGTGGTTTGAGGCAGGTTTATTTATTGAGGGCAGTTTTCTATGGGTAAACAGAAGGTCAGGTGTGCTGCAGGCTGGTTCACTTTATTTGTGAATGTTTTGCAGGGTCTTGTGGAACTCTGATTATGGCCTTTGCCTGCGGCCTGTGTGCAGGCAGTACAGGTCACTGCTGGATTAGACTGGGCTCCTGGGGTTCAGTAGAGCagctttgagtttttttttgtcgtccccccccccccccactataGCCACACAGTAGTTTTATAGAATCAGATTAAGATGTCACCTCGTGGGGGCGGGCCGTGTTGAAATGGTTTAAAAGCTGATGCAGGTTTCCTCTGCTGGCTTGGCAGGCTGTGAAATTGCCACCACAGCGCACGTTCGTCAGCGAGGACCGCCACGTGAAGGCCAAACACGCGTCCGTGTATCCCGGGCCGGAGGAGCTACAGGCCGTGCAGAACATGGTGTCGCAGGTGGAGCAGGGCCTGAAGGCTGTGGCTGATTGGATGAACGAACAGGAAGCATCCAAGGAGGACAGTGAAAGGTAAGACGTGGGAGTGTTTAAAAACCAAGGAGAAGACTGCATCTGTTTTTGAAATGTTTGTGCAAACTGTACCACTTAAGCACATTGCTTAACAGTAGGTTCAAAATGTTGTGCAGGGACTGACAGTGACCCAGCAGTACCTGCAGATTCACTGAAGTTTAATGATGTTTGTGAGCAGGTCTGTTCTAGAGTGGCTATGGTTGAGCAAGGGAGGCCTATGGAGAGTTTAGCAGGAGTCTCTGCTTGCATGTCTTTTAGCCACCAGTATCGACTTTGAAATAGAATTAATATCAATTACTGCCAGTCAGACAGAACATAATCAAGAAATTGAGGACTGTAAATGGCAACAGAGTCAAGAACAAAATAGAGAGAAGAGATTTCTCACTCTTAAAGAATTGATACCTAGGATACCTGACAGATTTTAGGACATGGTGCGGCATGTATTTCCCTCATATTAATTTTACCTGAACACTGAGTTCTTTGCATCTCTCTTTCTTCATATTTCTAATTCAATAAATTTAGCAATAGAGAACACATGACTTTACAAGGAAAGTTATGCATTCCCTAAAGACTTATGATTTAGAAATAAAGAAGAATTTGGTTATGAGGATTCGTTAAACAAACGTTTCAGTGGCATTTATTCTTCTAAAGACATCTGTGACAGGATTCCTAAACACACTATACCTGAGCAGAGGAGGCAGTCAACTTCAGATTAATGCATGCACATTACACTAAAAGGAGAAAACGGATTTCAGGACATTTCTGGGATATCAATAGTTTCATAAGTGAATAACATGACAACACATCGAGGGAGGAGGCAGCAAAATCTGATGTAGATACCAtaacatcccataataacactAGTTTGAAAATGTGCAGATGCATTTACATCCTATATCACAGTCTATTTTAAAGAGGCAGTGTCTGGTTAATTGGTTCAGGTTGGGAACTCTGTTGTAGTCTTTTAAAGAGTTTGGGGTTCATAGTTCAAATTCAGATGTGCAGCTTGTTATATAAAAGTAGGTGGGTTTGGTACTGCTGTGATGCTCAATGAAGGATGTATCTTGTGGGCAAGGTTAGTCTAGTAGTTGTTTAAGATTATGGAGTTTTCAGTAAGTGTTGCAGGTCTGGGGATTATGGGATGTAGATTTATTGTTAGACCCAAGAATAGTGGTTTATGTTCAAGCTCACCAGGCTAGTGTGGGAGCCATAAAATTGGGCCATCGACATCTGTCCCCATAGATGCCATAAACATCTCCTGCTAAGTGTGCTTGGAGACCTGATAAGGTGGTGGAGCTCAGACCTGCCGGAGCCGTATGGTTCATGGAAGTGATAACTGGTCATTGAAGAAGGGTGTTGGGGGTCAGTCAGAGGTGAAGCAGCTGGAGGGGGAGGGTGGATCGTCGTTCTCCACCTCAGTGGCAAAGAGCTTTCTGGGCAGATCAAGAGAGGAATCCTAGGGGGACCAAGATTCTAGGAGAAACAGCCTCCTGGGGCGGCCCAGCGTGTAAACAGCCCATACTACAGTATAAATGGTGGATAGAAGCCCAGGAAAGCGGGTAGAAGGTCGGTTTGTACTAGTGCTC from Brachyhypopomus gauderio isolate BG-103 chromosome 8, BGAUD_0.2, whole genome shotgun sequence harbors:
- the ptger1a gene encoding prostaglandin E receptor 1a (subtype EP1) encodes the protein MELGSHDSNSTAVVSNSTLSNFSQGQVTLATSDNGSLDSEPISAVLSMTLGILSNTAALVILVTSYAHLRRRSKATFLLFASSLVVTDFLGHVIPGAIVLKLYLSGGVPSSQYARADALCQFLGGSMVFFGLCPLFLGCAMAAERCLGVTKPLLHTSLVSTTRTKVSLSFIWLAALCVALLPCFQLGSYSYQYPGTWCFIQVMEDTGSADVAFVLVFSGLGLVSLAVALLCNTVSGLTLLMGRMRRRPCRRQSAKSHDIEMVVQLVGIMITSCICWSPLLIFGLMSVIHSYKGSVGDNLATYRTLMVTGVRLASWNQILDPWVYILLRRAVLRKIYLITKRQADLTGNSIRLWEQSSVRTSVNMVWTQGVAKEP